The following are encoded together in the Citrobacter arsenatis genome:
- the livG gene encoding high-affinity branched-chain amino acid ABC transporter ATP-binding protein LivG, with protein sequence MSQPLLSVNGLMMRFGGLLAVNNVELELRPQEIVSLIGPNGAGKTTVFNCLTGFYKPTGGTIKLRDQHLEGLPGQQIARMGVVRTFQHVRLFREMTVIENLLVAQHQQLKTGVFSGLLKTPSFRRAQSEALDRAATWLARIGLLEHANRQASNLAYGDQRRLEIARCMVTQPEILMLDEPAAGLNPKETKELDELIAELRNHHNTTILLIEHDMKLVMGISDRIYVVNQGTPLANGTPEQIRNNPDVIRAYLGEA encoded by the coding sequence ATGAGTCAGCCATTATTATCCGTTAACGGCCTGATGATGCGCTTCGGCGGTCTGCTGGCGGTAAACAACGTTGAGCTGGAACTGCGGCCGCAGGAGATAGTCTCGTTAATCGGCCCGAACGGAGCGGGGAAAACCACGGTCTTTAACTGTCTGACCGGTTTTTATAAGCCGACCGGCGGCACGATTAAGCTGCGCGACCAGCATCTGGAAGGGCTGCCGGGTCAGCAAATCGCGCGGATGGGCGTGGTGCGTACTTTCCAGCACGTGCGCCTGTTTCGCGAGATGACGGTGATTGAAAACCTGCTGGTGGCGCAACATCAGCAATTGAAAACCGGCGTCTTCTCCGGCCTGTTAAAAACGCCGTCGTTCCGTCGTGCGCAGAGTGAAGCGTTGGATCGCGCTGCCACCTGGCTTGCGCGTATTGGTTTGCTGGAGCATGCCAACCGTCAGGCCAGTAACCTCGCCTACGGCGACCAGCGTCGTCTGGAAATTGCCCGTTGCATGGTGACCCAGCCGGAAATCCTGATGCTCGACGAACCCGCCGCAGGCCTCAACCCGAAAGAGACCAAAGAGCTGGACGAGCTGATCGCTGAACTGCGTAACCATCACAACACCACCATTTTGCTGATTGAGCACGACATGAAGCTGGTGATGGGGATTTCCGACCGTATTTACGTGGTGAACCAGGGCACGCCGCTGGCGAACGGGACGCCAGAACAGATTCGTAATAACCCGGATGTTATCCGCGCCTATTTAGGTGAAGCATAA
- the rpoH gene encoding RNA polymerase sigma factor RpoH, which yields MTKEMQNLALAPVGNLESYIRAANAWPMLSADEERALAEKLHYQGDLEAAKTLILSHLRFVVHVARNYAGYGLPQADLIQEGNIGLMKAVRRFNPEVGVRLVSFAVHWIKAEIHEYVLRNWRIVKVATTKAQRKLFFNLRKTKQRLGWFNQDEVEMVARELGVSSKDVREMESRMAAQDMTFDMSSDDESDSQPMAPVLYLQDKSSNFADGIEEDNWEDQAANKLTHAMEGLDERSQDIIRARWLDEDNKSTLQELADRYGVSAERVRQLEKNAMKKLRAAIEA from the coding sequence ATGACCAAAGAAATGCAAAATTTAGCTTTAGCCCCTGTTGGTAACCTGGAATCTTACATCCGGGCTGCGAACGCGTGGCCGATGTTGTCGGCTGACGAGGAGCGGGCATTGGCTGAAAAGCTGCATTACCAGGGCGATCTGGAAGCAGCTAAAACGCTGATCCTGTCTCACCTGCGCTTTGTTGTTCATGTTGCTCGTAACTACGCGGGCTATGGCCTGCCGCAGGCGGATCTGATTCAGGAAGGTAATATCGGCCTGATGAAAGCCGTGCGCCGTTTCAACCCGGAAGTGGGTGTGCGCCTGGTTTCCTTCGCCGTGCACTGGATCAAAGCTGAGATCCACGAATACGTTCTGCGTAACTGGCGTATCGTTAAAGTCGCGACTACCAAAGCACAGCGTAAGCTGTTCTTTAACCTGCGTAAAACCAAGCAGCGTCTGGGCTGGTTTAACCAGGACGAAGTTGAAATGGTTGCTCGCGAGCTGGGTGTTTCCAGCAAAGACGTGCGCGAGATGGAATCCCGTATGGCGGCGCAGGACATGACGTTTGACATGTCTTCAGACGACGAGTCTGACAGCCAGCCGATGGCACCGGTGCTGTATCTGCAGGATAAATCTTCTAACTTTGCCGACGGCATTGAAGAAGATAACTGGGAAGATCAGGCCGCGAACAAACTGACCCACGCAATGGAAGGTCTGGACGAGCGTAGCCAGGACATCATCCGTGCTCGTTGGCTGGACGAAGACAACAAGTCGACGTTGCAGGAACTGGCCGATCGCTACGGCGTTTCCGCTGAACGTGTTCGTCAGCTTGAAAAGAACGCCATGAAAAAACTGCGCGCGGCGATCGAAGCGTAA
- the panM gene encoding aspartate 1-decarboxylase autocleavage activator PanM: MKLTIVRLDNFSAQDLIDLGKIWPEYSASSLSVDETHRIYAARFNERLLGAVRVTLSGTQGALDSLRVRDITRRRGVGQYLIEEVIRENPDVSSWWMADVGVEDRSVMAAFMQALGFTAQENGWEKR, from the coding sequence ATGAAGCTGACCATCGTTCGTTTAGATAACTTTAGCGCCCAGGACCTGATTGATCTGGGCAAGATCTGGCCGGAATATTCCGCCTCATCATTAAGCGTAGATGAAACGCACCGGATCTACGCCGCGCGCTTTAACGAGCGTCTGTTAGGCGCAGTTCGCGTAACTCTGAGCGGCACACAAGGCGCGCTGGATTCATTGCGCGTGCGCGATATCACCCGCCGTCGCGGCGTCGGTCAGTATTTGATCGAAGAAGTGATCCGGGAAAACCCTGACGTGAGTTCATGGTGGATGGCCGACGTCGGCGTTGAAGACCGCAGCGTGATGGCCGCGTTTATGCAGGCGTTAGGGTTTACGGCCCAGGAGAATGGCTGGGAGAAGCGCTAA
- the ftsX gene encoding permease-like cell division protein FtsX has protein sequence MNRRDAINQIKQFGSRLDRFRKSGGAPGDGGRNAPKRAKAAPKPNSRKTNVFNEQVRYAFQGALQDLKSKPLATFLTVMVIAISLTLPSVCYMVYKNVNHAASQYYPSPQITVYLQKTLDDDAAARVVGQLQAEQGVEKVNYLSRDDALGEFRNWSGFGGALDMLEENPLPAVAVVIPKLDFQGTESLNTLRDRIAQINGIDEVRMDDSWFARLAALTGLVGRVSAMIGVLMVAAVFLVIGNSVRLSIFARRDTINVQKLIGATDGFILRPFLYGGALLGFSGAFLSLILSEILVMRLSSAVTEVAQVFGTKFDINGLSFDECLLLLLVCSMIGWVAAWLATVQHLRHFTPD, from the coding sequence ATGAATAGACGTGACGCTATTAATCAAATCAAACAGTTCGGTAGCCGACTGGATCGTTTTCGTAAATCGGGCGGTGCGCCGGGCGATGGCGGTCGCAACGCGCCAAAGCGGGCGAAAGCCGCGCCAAAGCCGAACTCGCGTAAAACCAACGTCTTTAATGAGCAGGTGCGCTATGCGTTCCAGGGCGCGTTACAGGATCTGAAAAGTAAGCCGCTGGCGACGTTCCTGACGGTGATGGTTATTGCCATCTCCCTGACGCTGCCAAGCGTGTGCTACATGGTTTACAAGAACGTAAACCATGCGGCAAGCCAGTATTATCCGTCTCCGCAGATCACCGTTTACCTGCAAAAAACGCTGGATGATGATGCAGCGGCGCGGGTGGTGGGTCAGTTGCAGGCCGAGCAGGGCGTGGAGAAAGTTAATTATCTTTCCCGCGACGATGCGCTGGGCGAATTCCGTAACTGGTCTGGTTTTGGCGGTGCGCTGGATATGCTGGAAGAGAACCCGCTACCGGCCGTGGCGGTGGTTATACCTAAACTGGACTTCCAGGGTACGGAGTCGCTGAATACGCTGCGTGACCGTATCGCACAAATCAACGGTATTGATGAAGTGCGCATGGATGACAGCTGGTTTGCTCGCCTGGCGGCGCTGACGGGCCTTGTCGGACGTGTGTCTGCGATGATTGGCGTGCTGATGGTGGCGGCGGTCTTCCTCGTCATCGGTAACAGCGTGCGCCTGAGTATTTTTGCGCGTCGCGATACCATCAACGTGCAGAAACTGATTGGCGCAACGGATGGATTTATTCTGCGTCCGTTCCTTTATGGCGGTGCGCTGCTCGGTTTTTCCGGCGCATTTCTTTCACTGATTTTGTCAGAAATTTTGGTGATGCGTCTGTCTTCAGCGGTGACTGAGGTGGCACAGGTATTTGGAACCAAGTTTGATATCAATGGCTTATCATTCGACGAGTGCCTGTTATTGCTGCTGGTGTGCTCAATGATTGGCTGGGTGGCAGCCTGGCTTGCCACGGTTCAACATTTACGCCACTTTACCCCCGATTAA
- the livK gene encoding high-affinity branched-chain amino acid ABC transporter substrate-binding protein LivK — MKRNAKTIIAGVIALAMSHAVMAEDIKVAVVGAMSGPVAQWGDMEFNGARQAIKDINAKGGVKGDKLVAVEYDDACDPKQAVAVANKIVNDGIQYVIGHLCSSSTQPASDIYEDEGILMISPGATNPELTQRGYAHIMRTAGLDSSQGPTAAKYILEKVKPQRIAIIHDKQQYGEGLARSVQDSLKAGKGNIVFFDGITAGEKDFSALIARLKKENIDFVYYGGYYPEMGQMLRQARSVGLKTQFMGPEGVGNASLSNIAGDAAEGMLVTMPKRYDQDPANKAIVDALKADKKDPTGPYVWITYAAVQSLATAMDRSGSKEPLDLVKDLKAHGADTVIGPLKWDEKGDLKGFEFGVFQWHADGSSTVAK; from the coding sequence ATGAAACGGAATGCGAAAACAATCATCGCAGGGGTGATAGCACTGGCAATGTCGCATGCGGTCATGGCGGAAGATATCAAGGTCGCTGTTGTCGGCGCGATGTCAGGTCCGGTCGCGCAGTGGGGTGATATGGAATTTAATGGCGCACGTCAGGCCATAAAAGATATCAATGCCAAAGGTGGAGTCAAAGGCGACAAACTGGTCGCTGTGGAATATGACGACGCCTGCGATCCGAAACAGGCCGTTGCGGTAGCGAACAAAATCGTCAATGACGGCATTCAGTACGTTATTGGTCATCTGTGCTCATCTTCCACGCAGCCCGCATCAGATATCTATGAAGACGAAGGTATTCTGATGATTTCTCCGGGCGCCACCAATCCAGAACTGACCCAGCGCGGTTATGCACACATCATGCGTACAGCGGGCCTGGACTCCTCTCAGGGGCCGACCGCCGCGAAATACATTCTGGAGAAGGTGAAGCCGCAGCGCATCGCCATCATCCATGATAAACAGCAATACGGTGAAGGTCTGGCGCGTTCAGTGCAGGACAGCCTGAAAGCTGGCAAAGGCAACATCGTCTTCTTTGACGGCATCACCGCTGGGGAAAAAGATTTTTCTGCGCTGATCGCCCGCCTGAAAAAAGAAAATATCGACTTTGTTTATTACGGCGGCTACTACCCGGAAATGGGGCAAATGCTGCGCCAGGCACGCTCTGTGGGGCTGAAAACCCAGTTTATGGGACCAGAGGGTGTTGGCAATGCGTCGCTGTCTAACATTGCCGGTGATGCCGCTGAAGGCATGCTGGTGACCATGCCAAAACGCTATGACCAGGATCCGGCGAATAAAGCTATCGTCGATGCGCTCAAAGCTGACAAGAAAGACCCAACCGGACCGTACGTGTGGATCACGTATGCGGCCGTACAGTCATTGGCGACAGCAATGGATCGCAGCGGTAGCAAAGAGCCGTTGGACCTGGTGAAAGATCTGAAAGCACACGGGGCTGATACCGTGATTGGGCCGCTGAAATGGGACGAAAAAGGCGATTTGAAGGGATTTGAGTTTGGTGTCTTCCAGTGGCACGCGGACGGGTCATCGACCGTCGCGAAGTAA
- the ftsE gene encoding cell division ATP-binding protein FtsE produces the protein MIRFEHVSKAYLGGRQALQGVTFHMQPGEMAFLTGHSGAGKSTLLKLICGIERPSAGKIYFSGHDISRLKNREVPFLRRQIGMIFQDHHLLMDRTVFDNVAIPLIIAGASGDDIRRRVSAALDKVGLLDKAKNFPIQLSGGEQQRVGIARAVVNKPAVLLADEPTGNLDDALSEGILRLFEEFNRVGVTVLMATHDIGLISRRSYRQMVLSDGHLHGGLAHE, from the coding sequence ATGATTCGCTTTGAACATGTCAGCAAGGCCTATCTCGGTGGGAGACAAGCGCTGCAGGGAGTGACCTTCCATATGCAGCCTGGCGAGATGGCGTTTCTGACCGGCCACTCCGGCGCGGGGAAAAGTACCCTGCTGAAGCTGATTTGTGGAATTGAACGGCCCAGCGCCGGGAAAATCTACTTCAGCGGGCATGACATCAGCCGTTTGAAAAACCGTGAAGTGCCGTTTCTGCGTCGTCAGATTGGCATGATTTTTCAGGATCACCACCTGTTGATGGACCGAACCGTGTTTGACAACGTGGCGATCCCGCTGATCATTGCGGGTGCCAGCGGGGACGATATTCGTCGTCGCGTGTCAGCGGCGCTGGATAAGGTCGGGCTATTGGACAAAGCGAAAAACTTCCCGATTCAGCTCTCCGGCGGCGAACAACAGCGCGTGGGCATCGCTCGTGCGGTGGTGAACAAGCCTGCGGTACTGCTGGCGGATGAACCAACGGGGAACCTGGATGACGCGCTGTCAGAAGGGATCCTTCGCCTGTTTGAAGAGTTTAACCGCGTCGGGGTCACGGTATTAATGGCCACGCACGACATTGGCCTGATCTCCCGTCGCTCCTATCGCCAAATGGTTCTGAGCGATGGACATCTGCATGGAGGCCTGGCGCATGAATAG
- the livJ gene encoding branched chain amino acid ABC transporter substrate-binding protein LivJ, with product MNMKGKALLAGCIALSLSNMAFAKDIKVAVVGAMSGPVAQYGDQEFTGAEQAIADINAKGGVKGDKLVMVKYDDACDPKQAVAVANKVVNDGIKYVIGHLCSSSTQPASDIYEDEGILMITPAATAPELTARGYNLVLRTTGLDSDQGPTAAKYIVDKVKPKRIAIVHDKQQYGEGLARSVQDNLKKANADVVFFDGITAGEKDFSTLVARLKKENIDFVYYGGYHPEMGQILRQARAAGLKTQFMGPEGVANVSLSNIAGESAEGLLVTKPKNYDQVPANKPIVDAIKAKKQDPSGAFVWTTYAALQSLQAGLNQSDDPAEIAKYLKANSVETVMGPLSWDAKGDLKGFEFGVFDWHANGTATDAK from the coding sequence ATGAATATGAAGGGTAAAGCGTTATTGGCAGGATGTATCGCCCTGTCTTTGAGCAATATGGCCTTTGCTAAGGATATTAAAGTTGCCGTCGTTGGCGCGATGTCCGGTCCGGTAGCACAGTATGGCGACCAGGAATTTACCGGTGCAGAGCAGGCGATTGCAGATATCAACGCCAAGGGCGGCGTGAAAGGTGACAAACTGGTCATGGTGAAATATGACGATGCCTGTGACCCGAAACAAGCGGTAGCGGTAGCTAACAAAGTGGTCAACGACGGGATTAAATATGTTATTGGTCACCTGTGCTCGTCTTCCACTCAGCCTGCGTCAGATATCTATGAAGACGAAGGTATTCTGATGATCACCCCAGCGGCAACGGCGCCAGAACTGACCGCGCGCGGCTATAACCTGGTGTTGCGTACCACCGGTCTGGATTCCGATCAGGGCCCAACTGCGGCGAAATACATTGTCGATAAAGTGAAACCTAAGCGCATTGCCATCGTTCACGACAAACAGCAGTACGGCGAAGGCCTGGCGCGTTCCGTGCAGGACAACCTCAAGAAAGCCAACGCTGACGTGGTGTTCTTCGACGGTATCACCGCTGGCGAAAAAGATTTCTCTACGCTGGTGGCGCGTCTGAAGAAAGAGAATATCGATTTCGTTTATTACGGTGGTTATCACCCGGAAATGGGGCAGATCCTGCGTCAGGCGCGCGCTGCGGGCCTGAAAACCCAGTTTATGGGCCCAGAAGGGGTAGCGAACGTATCGCTGTCTAACATCGCGGGTGAGTCTGCAGAAGGTTTACTGGTTACGAAACCGAAGAACTACGATCAGGTTCCGGCGAACAAACCCATCGTAGATGCGATTAAAGCCAAGAAACAGGATCCGAGCGGCGCATTCGTATGGACCACCTATGCCGCGCTGCAATCCTTGCAGGCTGGCCTGAACCAGTCTGACGATCCGGCTGAAATTGCCAAATACCTGAAAGCAAACTCAGTGGAAACCGTAATGGGGCCGCTGTCATGGGATGCGAAGGGCGATCTGAAAGGCTTCGAGTTTGGCGTGTTTGACTGGCATGCAAACGGGACGGCGACCGACGCCAAATAA
- the livH gene encoding high-affinity branched-chain amino acid ABC transporter permease LivH — MSEQFLYFLQQMFNGVTLGSTYALIAIGYTMVYGIIGMINFAHGEVYMIGSYVSFMIIAALMMMGIDSSWLLVAAGFVGAIVIASAYGWSIERVAYRPVRSSKRLIALISAIGMSIFLQNYVSLTEGSRDVALPSLFNGQWTVGSSDNFSASITTMQLVIWIVTFLAMLALTLFIRYSRMGRACRACAEDLKMASLLGINTDRVIALTFVIGAAMAAVAGVLLGQFYGVINPYIGFMAGMKAFTAAVLGGIGSIPGAMIGGLILGVAEALSSAYLSTEYKDVVSFALLILVLLVMPTGILGRPEVEKV, encoded by the coding sequence ATGTCCGAGCAGTTCCTCTATTTCTTGCAGCAGATGTTTAACGGCGTCACGCTGGGAAGCACCTACGCGCTGATCGCCATCGGTTACACGATGGTGTACGGCATTATCGGCATGATCAACTTCGCCCACGGCGAGGTGTATATGATCGGCAGCTATGTTTCCTTTATGATCATCGCTGCGCTAATGATGATGGGTATTGATTCCAGTTGGCTATTGGTCGCAGCGGGCTTCGTCGGCGCGATTGTGATTGCCAGCGCCTACGGCTGGAGCATTGAACGCGTGGCGTATCGGCCCGTGCGCAGCTCCAAGCGCCTGATCGCGCTGATTTCCGCTATCGGGATGTCCATCTTCCTGCAAAACTACGTCAGCCTGACGGAAGGTTCGCGCGACGTGGCGCTGCCAAGCCTGTTTAACGGCCAGTGGACCGTCGGTAGTAGCGACAACTTCTCTGCGTCAATCACCACTATGCAGTTGGTTATCTGGATTGTAACCTTCCTCGCGATGCTTGCGCTGACGCTGTTTATTCGTTACTCCCGTATGGGGCGCGCCTGTCGCGCCTGTGCTGAGGACCTGAAAATGGCCAGCCTGCTCGGCATCAACACCGATCGCGTCATTGCGCTGACCTTTGTGATTGGCGCGGCAATGGCGGCGGTAGCGGGCGTGCTGCTCGGTCAATTCTATGGCGTAATTAATCCGTACATCGGCTTTATGGCCGGGATGAAAGCCTTTACCGCGGCGGTACTGGGCGGCATTGGCAGCATTCCTGGCGCGATGATCGGCGGCCTGATTCTGGGCGTTGCCGAGGCGCTCTCCTCTGCTTACTTGAGTACCGAATACAAAGACGTGGTGTCATTTGCGCTGTTGATTCTGGTGCTGCTGGTGATGCCGACCGGTATTCTGGGTCGCCCGGAGGTAGAGAAAGTATGA
- the livM gene encoding branched chain amino acid ABC transporter permease LivM: protein MKPMHFAMALLSAAMFFILAGVFMGVQLELDGTKLVVDTAADIRWQWVFIGTGVVFLFQLLRPAFQKGLKSVSGPKFILPAIDGSTVKQKLFLVALLVIAVAWPFMVSRGTVDIATLTMIYIILGLGLNVVVGLSGLLVLGYGGFYAIGAYTFALLNHYYGLGFWTCLPLAGLVSAAAGFLLGFPVLRLRGDYLAIVTLGFGEIVRILLLNNTEVTGGPNGISQIPKPTFFGLEFSRTAREGGWDTFSNFFNVKYDPSDRVIFLYLVALLLVVFSLFVINRLLRMPLGRAWEALREDEIACRSLGLNPTRIKLTAFTISAAFAGFAGTLFAARQGFVSPESFTFAESAFVLAIVVLGGMGSQFSVILAAILLVVSRELMRDFNEYSMLMLGGLMVLMMIWRPQGLLPMTRPQLKLKNGEAKGEQA, encoded by the coding sequence ATGAAACCGATGCATTTTGCAATGGCGCTGCTTTCTGCCGCTATGTTCTTCATCCTGGCGGGCGTCTTTATGGGCGTTCAGTTAGAGCTGGACGGTACTAAGCTGGTGGTCGATACCGCCGCGGATATCCGCTGGCAGTGGGTGTTTATCGGCACTGGCGTGGTCTTTCTCTTCCAACTGCTGCGTCCAGCCTTCCAGAAAGGCCTGAAGAGCGTCTCCGGACCGAAGTTTATTCTGCCGGCGATTGATGGCTCCACCGTTAAACAGAAGCTGTTCCTGGTGGCGCTGCTGGTGATTGCGGTGGCGTGGCCGTTTATGGTGTCGCGCGGTACGGTGGATATCGCCACGCTGACGATGATTTATATCATCCTCGGCCTCGGCTTAAACGTGGTGGTGGGGCTTTCCGGCCTGCTGGTGCTGGGCTACGGCGGTTTCTATGCCATCGGCGCTTACACCTTCGCACTGCTGAACCATTATTACGGACTCGGCTTCTGGACCTGCCTGCCGCTGGCTGGACTGGTTTCCGCTGCTGCGGGCTTCCTGCTCGGCTTCCCGGTACTGCGCCTGCGCGGTGATTATCTGGCGATTGTGACCTTAGGCTTCGGCGAAATCGTCCGTATCCTGCTGCTCAACAACACAGAAGTGACTGGTGGCCCGAACGGTATCAGCCAGATCCCGAAACCCACCTTTTTCGGTCTGGAATTCAGCCGTACCGCCCGTGAAGGCGGCTGGGATACCTTCAGCAACTTCTTTAACGTCAAGTACGATCCATCTGACCGCGTTATTTTCCTCTATCTGGTGGCGCTGCTGCTGGTGGTGTTCTCGCTGTTTGTCATCAACCGTCTGCTGCGTATGCCGTTGGGGCGTGCGTGGGAAGCGCTGCGTGAAGATGAAATTGCCTGTCGCTCGCTGGGCTTAAACCCTACGCGCATCAAGCTGACCGCCTTTACCATCAGCGCCGCGTTCGCTGGTTTTGCCGGTACGCTGTTTGCCGCACGCCAGGGTTTTGTCAGCCCGGAATCGTTCACCTTTGCCGAGTCTGCCTTCGTGCTGGCGATTGTGGTTCTGGGCGGAATGGGTTCGCAATTCTCGGTGATCCTCGCGGCTATCCTGCTGGTGGTGTCGCGTGAGCTGATGCGTGATTTCAATGAATACAGCATGTTAATGCTGGGTGGTTTAATGGTACTGATGATGATCTGGCGTCCGCAGGGCTTGTTGCCGATGACCCGTCCACAGTTGAAGCTGAAAAACGGGGAAGCAAAAGGAGAGCAGGCATGA